In a single window of the Streptomyces sp. NBC_00094 genome:
- a CDS encoding PTS glucose/sucrose transporter subunit IIB, with product MRARANGTDREKHMATKAEKIVAGLGGIDNIEEVEGCITRLRTEVVNPALVDEAALKAAGAHGVVKMGTAIQVVIGTDADPIAAEIEDLM from the coding sequence ATTCGCGCTCGCGCGAACGGAACGGACAGGGAGAAACACATGGCCACCAAGGCTGAGAAGATCGTCGCCGGGCTCGGCGGCATCGACAACATCGAAGAGGTCGAGGGCTGCATCACCCGCCTGCGCACCGAGGTCGTCAACCCCGCGCTCGTCGACGAGGCCGCGCTCAAGGCCGCCGGCGCCCACGGCGTCGTGAAGATGGGCACCGCCATCCAGGTCGTCATCGGCACCGACGCGGACCCGATCGCCGCGGAGATCGAAGACCTGATGTGA
- a CDS encoding PTS transporter subunit EIIC, whose product MSTESAAAAPKKPVWSGLFQGLQKMGRSLQLPIAVLPAAGIINRLGQPDVFGAEGLGWDKVAAVMAGAGGALLDGNLGLPLLFCIGVAIGMAKKSDGSTALAAVVGFLVYYTVLRQFPKDCPPGTRDIGGGCLAPGEAFAAYTYQNPGVFGGIVMGLLTAYLWQRYHRTKLVDWLGFFNGRRLVPIIMTFVAIAFASLCLWVWPPIGDALENFSDWLVGLGAWGSGIFGVANRALLVIGLHQFLNVPIWFQFGTYEKPDGSVVHGDIPMFLAGDPNAGQFLTGFFPIMMFALPAAALAITHCAKPHRRKEVGGLMLSVALTSFVTGITEPLEYSFLFIAPVLYAIHAVLTGVSMAVTWALGVKDGFSFSAGLIDYVINWGLATKPWMIIPIGLAFAVVYYAIFRFAITKFNLQTPGREPDEVGDEMERENIK is encoded by the coding sequence ATGAGTACGGAAAGCGCCGCGGCAGCGCCGAAGAAGCCCGTGTGGAGCGGACTCTTCCAAGGGCTGCAGAAGATGGGGCGCAGTCTCCAGCTCCCCATCGCCGTGCTGCCCGCGGCGGGCATCATCAACCGGCTCGGGCAGCCGGACGTCTTCGGCGCGGAGGGTCTCGGCTGGGACAAGGTCGCCGCGGTGATGGCGGGCGCGGGCGGCGCCCTCCTCGACGGCAATCTCGGCCTGCCGCTGTTGTTCTGCATCGGTGTCGCGATCGGCATGGCGAAGAAGTCGGACGGCTCGACCGCGCTCGCGGCCGTCGTCGGCTTCCTCGTCTACTACACGGTCCTCCGTCAGTTCCCGAAGGACTGCCCCCCGGGTACGAGGGACATCGGCGGCGGCTGCCTGGCGCCCGGGGAGGCCTTCGCCGCCTACACGTACCAGAACCCCGGCGTCTTCGGCGGCATCGTCATGGGTCTGCTCACCGCGTACCTGTGGCAGCGGTACCACCGGACGAAGCTGGTCGACTGGCTGGGCTTCTTCAACGGCCGCCGACTCGTCCCGATCATCATGACGTTCGTGGCGATCGCGTTCGCCTCGCTCTGCCTGTGGGTCTGGCCGCCGATCGGCGACGCCCTGGAGAACTTCAGCGACTGGCTGGTCGGCCTCGGCGCCTGGGGCTCCGGCATCTTCGGCGTGGCGAACCGTGCGCTGCTCGTCATCGGCCTGCACCAGTTCCTGAACGTGCCGATCTGGTTCCAGTTCGGCACGTACGAGAAGCCGGACGGCTCGGTTGTCCATGGCGACATCCCCATGTTCCTGGCGGGCGACCCGAACGCCGGCCAGTTCCTGACGGGCTTCTTCCCGATCATGATGTTCGCGCTGCCGGCGGCGGCGCTCGCGATCACCCACTGCGCGAAGCCGCACCGCCGCAAGGAGGTCGGGGGCCTGATGCTCTCGGTGGCGCTGACCTCGTTCGTCACGGGCATCACCGAGCCGCTCGAGTACTCGTTCCTCTTCATCGCGCCGGTGCTGTACGCGATCCACGCCGTCCTCACGGGCGTGTCGATGGCCGTGACCTGGGCGCTCGGCGTGAAGGACGGCTTCAGTTTCTCGGCGGGTCTGATCGACTACGTGATCAACTGGGGCCTCGCGACGAAGCCGTGGATGATCATTCCGATCGGTCTCGCCTTCGCGGTCGTGTACTACGCGATCTTCCGGTTCGCGATCACCAAGTTCAACCTCCAGACGCCCGGCCGCGAGCCGGACGAGGTCGGGGACGAGATGGAGCGGGAGAACATCAAGTAG
- a CDS encoding PTS transporter subunit EIIC: MSTATAQAAAPAKKRGSGLFQGLQKVGRSLQLPIAVLPAAGILLRLGQPDVFGADGLGWDKVASVFATAGGAVFDNLPLLFCIGVAIGFAKKADGSTALAALVGFLVYSNVLKAFPVAEAVINTTANKGVDVAAKYNNPGVLGGILMGLIAAVLWQKFHRTKLVDWLGFFNGRRLVPIIMAFVGTLVGVVFGLVWEPIGNGISNFGEWMTGLGAGGAGLFGLINRALIPVGMHQFVNTVSWFQIGDFTNAAGEVVHGDLNRFFAGDPSAGIFMSGFFPIMMFGLPAAAIAIAHAARPERRKAVMGMMLSLALTSFVTGITEPIEFTFMFIAPVLYAIHAVLTAVSMAVTWAFGVHAGFTFSAGGIDYLLNWNLATKPWLIIPIGLVFAAIYYVVFRFAIAKFNLPTPGRETDEELEDLTKA; the protein is encoded by the coding sequence ATGAGTACGGCCACCGCCCAGGCCGCCGCTCCCGCGAAGAAGCGCGGATCCGGCCTGTTCCAGGGCCTGCAGAAGGTCGGTCGCAGCCTGCAGCTGCCGATCGCCGTTCTGCCGGCCGCGGGTATCTTGCTCCGTCTCGGCCAGCCCGACGTCTTCGGCGCCGACGGCCTCGGCTGGGACAAGGTCGCCTCTGTCTTCGCCACCGCAGGCGGCGCGGTCTTCGACAACCTGCCCCTGCTGTTCTGCATCGGCGTCGCCATCGGCTTCGCCAAGAAGGCGGACGGCTCCACGGCTCTGGCCGCGCTCGTCGGCTTCCTGGTCTACAGCAACGTGCTGAAGGCCTTCCCCGTCGCCGAGGCCGTCATCAACACGACCGCCAACAAGGGCGTCGACGTCGCCGCGAAGTACAACAACCCGGGTGTCCTCGGCGGCATCCTGATGGGTCTCATCGCGGCCGTCCTGTGGCAGAAGTTCCACCGGACCAAGCTCGTCGACTGGCTCGGCTTCTTCAACGGCCGCCGCCTCGTCCCGATCATCATGGCCTTCGTCGGCACCCTCGTCGGTGTCGTCTTCGGCCTGGTGTGGGAGCCCATCGGCAACGGCATCTCGAACTTCGGCGAGTGGATGACCGGCCTCGGTGCCGGTGGCGCCGGCCTCTTCGGCCTCATCAACCGCGCGCTGATCCCGGTCGGCATGCACCAGTTCGTGAACACCGTCTCCTGGTTCCAGATCGGTGACTTCACCAACGCGGCCGGCGAGGTCGTCCACGGTGACCTGAACCGCTTCTTCGCCGGTGACCCGAGCGCCGGAATCTTCATGTCCGGCTTCTTCCCGATCATGATGTTCGGCCTCCCGGCCGCCGCGATCGCCATCGCCCACGCCGCTCGCCCCGAGCGCCGCAAGGCCGTCATGGGCATGATGCTCTCCCTCGCGCTGACCTCCTTCGTCACCGGTATCACCGAGCCGATCGAGTTCACCTTCATGTTCATCGCGCCGGTCCTCTACGCGATCCACGCGGTCCTGACCGCCGTCTCGATGGCCGTCACCTGGGCCTTCGGTGTCCACGCGGGCTTCACCTTCTCCGCCGGCGGTATCGACTACCTGCTCAACTGGAACCTCGCGACCAAGCCCTGGCTGATCATCCCGATCGGTCTCGTCTTCGCGGCGATCTACTACGTGGTCTTCCGCTTCGCGATCGCCAAGTTCAACCTCCCCACCCCCGGTCGCGAGACCGACGAGGAGCTCGAGGACCTCACCAAGGCGTGA
- a CDS encoding MBL fold metallo-hydrolase, with amino-acid sequence MKLTVVGCSGSFPSVDSACSSYLVEADGFRLLLDMGNGALGELQRHIGLYDLDAIFLSHLHADHCIDMCGYFVARYYRHEGGRCDAIPVYAPEGAEQRLTTAYADTPSPTSMSEVFDFRTLKSASFEIGPFSVRTEKVCHPVEAYGIRIEHGGRSLTYSGDTGVCEALHELAEGTDLFLCEASFTHGKEDIPALHLNGREAGAQATRADVGRLVLTHIPPWTDGEQNLRDAREVYTGPSELARPGAVYEI; translated from the coding sequence TCACCGTCGTCGGTTGCTCCGGGTCGTTCCCATCCGTGGATTCGGCCTGTTCGAGCTACCTCGTCGAGGCCGACGGCTTCCGGTTGCTCCTCGACATGGGCAATGGCGCCCTCGGCGAGCTGCAACGACACATCGGTCTGTACGACCTCGACGCGATCTTCCTCAGTCATCTGCACGCGGACCACTGCATCGACATGTGCGGGTACTTCGTCGCCCGCTACTACCGGCACGAGGGCGGACGCTGCGACGCGATCCCCGTCTACGCACCGGAGGGCGCCGAGCAGCGGCTGACCACGGCGTACGCGGACACCCCCTCGCCCACCTCGATGAGCGAGGTCTTCGACTTCCGCACGCTGAAGTCCGCCTCCTTCGAGATCGGCCCCTTCTCGGTCCGTACGGAGAAGGTGTGCCACCCGGTCGAGGCGTACGGCATCCGCATCGAGCACGGCGGCCGCTCGCTCACGTACTCCGGTGACACCGGGGTCTGCGAGGCGCTGCACGAGCTCGCCGAGGGCACCGACCTCTTCCTCTGCGAGGCCTCCTTCACCCACGGCAAGGAGGACATCCCGGCCCTCCACCTCAACGGCCGCGAGGCCGGGGCGCAGGCGACCCGGGCCGATGTGGGCCGGCTGGTCCTCACCCACATCCCGCCGTGGACGGACGGCGAACAGAACCTGCGGGACGCGCGCGAGGTGTACACGGGCCCGTCGGAGCTGGCGCGGCCGGGCGCGGTCTACGAGATCTGA